A single genomic interval of Fibrobacter sp. UWB13 harbors:
- a CDS encoding DUF3320 domain-containing protein, producing MGKLIKVKCDFSKVLNFAMQQNRVPVIRSLQIANISEKRLEKITVEIFAKPEFSAPAKYTFENLDPQELVDITSPDDRQTFSEVVDLHLDPNFFMGITERFAGLLEIVVSVNSVEVERLTQEISLLAYNEWGGDYVLPELLAAYITPNHPLVAQVLRRASEKLKSWTGDGALCGYQRKSENHVLKQMAAIFAALEELDIHYSMPPQGFEISGQKIRTCDEIATQKLGTCLDLSILYASCLEQAWLHPIIVLTKDHAFAGCWLVEETFASAVQDDLSLLSKRVSNDVGEICLVECTLFAQGTQIDFDKAVNEAKNHLLKENYFQFFIDVKQARFGNSIRPIPQRKYDAEGNLEKLPENQEEKLDETTWSAPEEIEIAEKDESEGPVKHSKQRIWQNKLLNMTLRNSLLNFKPTGKSIQLICNDLGILEDALTAKEEFKIVEFFDGRKKEFENNFISIAKDDDIDELLDHEFQNKRLRTFMGKTETENKIRALYRAARASLEENGSNTLYLALGFLKWYETKVSEKALYAPLVLLPLEIVHKSAGQNFIIRERDEEPQFNITLLEKLRGEFNLVINGLDPLPIDGSGLDIKKIFATVRQAIKNKKRWDVVDYAFIGQFSFSQYIMWNDIRQRSEELSKNKIVKGLIDGVLPETLPELVASETLDASFKPSDMAIPLSADSSQMAAICSAAKGCSFVLHGPPGTGKSQTITNMIANALFNGKSVLFIAEKMAALSVVQNRLEKQGLGAFCLELHSNKANKSSVMKQLNSALEFGKRQAPSEYKSEAENLHKMRVHLNSLMDKIHKVRASGYSLYDVIGLFEEHPEFVGAIPVKNNLVKSADSAKLKEWFDASDRFKIMGELCGNVSSHPLSDWNCYQYSETERENISNFLDQLEHCVIHISEILSELKQKFTTLNIDSQDKAEALSSLCDNLGTIDALPLGVLFKGNSDFENALADACKNGRLRNEIQDKIDNIFEPEIYDIDAVALRGEWKDASAKWFIPKFFGQRKTISALRRLAKNPKIDKDHVAEILDKLVEFKRHSKSIDESAAVLSNAYGNFWKSYKSDWNLLEQQYALGTKQYGIISRLYNDPNDISAACKDIADLGTFRERNNKVLADFKRTYEEMQNLWRFIRTLTNMEREIPFGDNWTTGLLEKIRSWKANLHGLRDWCNYNACKKTLADLGIKCVSRAIESGRVAISDVTTAFRTNVAYRLIILYIEEDSELGNINASLIEHEIKHYKQSIEKFAELTRKELIAKLSANIPSSTMVASSSEIGILKRSIASKCKGKSIRQLFDSIPTLLRKLTPCMLMSPISVAQYIGPTFPKFDLVIFDEASQLPTCEAVGAIARGENLIVVGDPKQMPPTSFFKKGYTDEDNLDKEDLESILDDCLAISMPEMHLLWHYRSKDESLIAFSNYKYYDHKLFTFPSPSDIEGCVKFIPVKGTYDRSKTRQNLAEAKLIVEEIIRRLKDKSERKKSIGVVTFSVVQQNLIDDLLDDEFSKNPKLEEWSKTSGEEIFIKNLESVQGDERDVIIFSIGYGPDHNGNVSLNFGPINNAGGWRRLNVAVSRSRYEMLVYSTLQPEQIDLNRSSSEGVAGLKAFLTYAKYGKRALPVSHVAGATSAKDFFKISIANELKKLGYNVELDVGCSKFKMDLAIVHPENEKKFILGILCDGKNYKKARTAKDRNVLQQSILETLGWNIVRLWSFEWFLNREHRDRIVQGIKQKIDQIIEKEKQPVLIDDVETSPVEETALPAENASGDTGTNVSDETTGLKTFQSMFKTYQLANVEHPPKGRDIYDMSSTELLKSQIEKIVRAESPISSTVLDARLSDLWNAKRTQKFINRIHGFCKYLHFAEKQENGKTFYWNPDSKGLVEFRRPSDGFKRNVDDIPMQEIAFAVKAIVDSQISIELEEMERLIAKVSGFTKCTSQMKDVIDRAIEWAAMMKFIAKDGNRIAMIKQ from the coding sequence ATGGGCAAGTTAATTAAAGTCAAGTGTGATTTTTCGAAAGTCTTAAACTTTGCAATGCAGCAGAATCGTGTTCCTGTCATCCGTTCATTGCAGATTGCCAACATATCAGAAAAACGTTTGGAAAAGATAACGGTTGAAATTTTTGCAAAACCGGAATTTTCAGCTCCAGCGAAATACACCTTTGAAAATCTCGACCCACAGGAATTGGTGGATATTACATCACCAGATGACCGGCAGACATTTTCGGAAGTGGTCGACTTGCATCTAGATCCCAATTTTTTCATGGGTATTACAGAACGCTTTGCAGGGCTCCTTGAAATTGTGGTATCCGTGAACTCGGTCGAAGTAGAACGGCTGACGCAAGAAATTAGTTTACTTGCCTATAATGAATGGGGTGGCGATTATGTCTTGCCCGAATTACTTGCCGCCTACATTACACCGAATCATCCGCTTGTAGCACAGGTACTGCGCCGAGCATCGGAAAAGCTGAAATCGTGGACGGGTGATGGGGCATTATGTGGTTACCAGAGGAAAAGTGAAAATCATGTGCTAAAGCAGATGGCTGCCATTTTTGCAGCTCTAGAAGAGTTGGATATCCATTACTCCATGCCTCCGCAAGGCTTTGAAATTTCAGGACAGAAAATCAGAACTTGTGATGAAATTGCAACGCAAAAATTGGGAACTTGCCTAGACCTCTCGATTCTTTACGCCTCATGTTTGGAACAAGCGTGGCTCCACCCGATTATCGTTCTGACAAAGGACCACGCATTTGCAGGCTGTTGGCTTGTTGAAGAGACGTTTGCCAGTGCAGTCCAGGATGACCTAAGCCTTCTTTCGAAACGCGTCAGCAACGATGTCGGTGAAATTTGTCTTGTTGAATGTACTCTTTTTGCACAAGGAACACAGATTGATTTTGACAAAGCCGTCAACGAAGCGAAAAATCATCTTTTGAAAGAAAACTATTTTCAGTTTTTTATCGATGTAAAACAAGCCAGATTTGGCAATTCAATTCGCCCGATTCCGCAGAGAAAATATGATGCAGAAGGCAATTTGGAAAAACTGCCTGAAAATCAAGAAGAAAAGCTAGATGAAACGACGTGGAGCGCTCCCGAAGAAATCGAAATTGCAGAAAAGGACGAAAGCGAAGGTCCCGTAAAACACAGCAAGCAGAGAATTTGGCAGAACAAGCTCCTGAACATGACGCTCCGAAATTCACTTTTGAATTTCAAACCGACAGGCAAGTCCATTCAGCTGATTTGCAATGATTTGGGAATTTTGGAAGACGCCCTTACAGCAAAAGAGGAATTCAAGATTGTTGAATTTTTTGACGGACGGAAAAAGGAATTTGAAAACAACTTCATTTCCATCGCCAAAGACGATGATATCGATGAACTTCTGGATCATGAATTCCAGAACAAACGCCTTCGCACTTTCATGGGGAAGACGGAAACAGAAAATAAAATTCGTGCACTGTACCGCGCCGCAAGAGCCAGCCTAGAAGAAAACGGCTCCAACACGCTATACCTCGCACTTGGATTCTTAAAATGGTACGAGACGAAGGTCAGCGAAAAAGCTCTTTATGCTCCTCTTGTTTTGTTGCCTCTTGAAATTGTCCATAAATCGGCTGGACAAAACTTTATCATTCGCGAACGCGATGAAGAACCGCAATTCAACATTACGTTACTTGAGAAACTGCGTGGGGAATTCAATCTTGTCATAAACGGTCTTGATCCGTTGCCAATTGACGGGAGCGGTTTAGATATAAAGAAAATTTTCGCGACAGTCCGCCAAGCTATCAAAAACAAGAAGCGCTGGGATGTTGTAGATTACGCATTTATTGGACAGTTCTCGTTCTCGCAATATATCATGTGGAACGATATCAGACAACGTAGTGAAGAACTTTCCAAGAATAAGATTGTCAAGGGGCTTATTGACGGAGTACTTCCAGAAACTCTGCCGGAACTTGTTGCATCAGAAACATTGGATGCATCGTTCAAGCCTTCGGACATGGCAATTCCGCTAAGCGCCGATTCTTCACAGATGGCGGCAATCTGTTCTGCTGCGAAAGGGTGTAGCTTTGTGCTGCATGGTCCTCCGGGAACCGGAAAATCGCAGACCATTACAAACATGATTGCAAATGCTTTGTTCAACGGAAAATCCGTGCTGTTTATTGCCGAGAAAATGGCGGCCCTTTCTGTTGTTCAAAACCGTCTTGAGAAGCAAGGACTTGGTGCTTTTTGTCTTGAGCTCCATTCCAATAAGGCAAACAAGTCTTCGGTCATGAAGCAACTGAATTCAGCATTGGAATTTGGGAAACGCCAAGCACCGAGCGAATACAAATCTGAAGCCGAAAATCTCCACAAGATGCGCGTCCATTTGAATAGCCTTATGGATAAAATCCACAAGGTTCGCGCTTCAGGATATTCCCTTTACGACGTCATTGGACTCTTCGAGGAACATCCGGAATTTGTCGGAGCAATTCCTGTCAAGAACAATCTTGTAAAGAGCGCAGATTCCGCAAAATTGAAAGAATGGTTCGACGCTAGTGATCGTTTCAAAATCATGGGCGAACTTTGTGGAAATGTGTCTAGTCATCCGCTTTCAGATTGGAACTGTTACCAATATTCCGAGACGGAGCGAGAAAACATTTCAAACTTCTTAGATCAACTTGAACATTGCGTCATCCACATTTCGGAAATCCTTTCGGAACTCAAACAAAAATTTACAACGCTGAATATTGATTCGCAAGATAAAGCCGAAGCGTTATCATCTTTATGTGATAATCTCGGAACAATCGATGCATTGCCATTGGGCGTTTTATTTAAGGGAAATTCTGACTTTGAAAATGCTTTGGCGGATGCCTGTAAAAATGGACGCCTGAGAAATGAAATTCAGGATAAAATAGATAACATATTTGAACCTGAAATCTATGACATCGATGCCGTCGCTTTACGCGGAGAATGGAAGGACGCATCTGCCAAATGGTTCATTCCGAAATTTTTCGGTCAGAGAAAAACAATTTCGGCACTTAGGCGTCTGGCGAAAAATCCGAAAATTGATAAAGACCACGTCGCCGAAATACTGGACAAATTGGTTGAATTCAAACGGCACTCAAAATCGATTGACGAATCCGCAGCAGTTCTTTCGAATGCCTATGGCAATTTCTGGAAATCGTACAAAAGCGACTGGAATCTTCTTGAACAACAATACGCTCTAGGCACGAAACAGTACGGAATAATAAGCCGCCTATACAATGATCCAAACGACATTAGCGCTGCATGCAAAGATATAGCAGACTTAGGAACATTCCGCGAAAGAAACAACAAAGTTCTCGCTGATTTTAAGCGAACCTATGAGGAAATGCAAAATCTCTGGAGGTTCATTCGCACCTTAACAAACATGGAACGAGAAATTCCATTTGGCGATAATTGGACAACAGGGCTCCTAGAAAAAATCCGTTCATGGAAAGCCAACCTCCACGGATTGCGTGACTGGTGTAATTACAATGCCTGCAAAAAGACTCTCGCTGATTTAGGCATAAAATGCGTTTCTCGTGCGATTGAATCAGGACGAGTTGCAATTTCTGATGTGACGACTGCGTTTAGAACAAACGTTGCTTATCGACTGATAATCCTTTACATCGAAGAAGATTCTGAATTAGGCAACATCAACGCTAGCTTGATTGAACACGAAATCAAGCATTACAAGCAGTCCATCGAAAAATTTGCCGAGCTTACCCGTAAAGAACTTATTGCAAAACTTTCGGCGAATATTCCATCTTCTACAATGGTCGCGTCGTCATCTGAAATTGGCATTTTGAAGAGGAGCATCGCAAGCAAATGCAAGGGAAAATCCATACGCCAGTTGTTCGATTCAATCCCTACTTTACTACGCAAGCTGACCCCGTGCATGTTGATGAGCCCGATTTCTGTGGCGCAATATATCGGTCCGACATTCCCAAAATTTGACCTTGTCATTTTTGACGAAGCGTCCCAGCTACCGACTTGCGAAGCGGTTGGCGCGATTGCACGCGGAGAAAATCTCATCGTTGTCGGCGACCCCAAACAAATGCCCCCGACAAGTTTCTTCAAAAAGGGATATACTGACGAAGACAATCTAGACAAGGAAGACTTGGAAAGCATTTTGGACGATTGCTTGGCAATCTCTATGCCCGAAATGCACTTGCTTTGGCATTACCGTTCGAAAGACGAAAGCCTCATTGCTTTTAGTAACTACAAATACTATGACCATAAGTTATTTACGTTCCCGTCGCCAAGCGATATAGAAGGTTGCGTGAAGTTCATTCCGGTCAAGGGTACATACGATCGAAGCAAGACCCGCCAAAACCTCGCCGAAGCGAAACTAATAGTGGAAGAAATAATCAGACGCTTAAAAGACAAATCCGAACGCAAAAAAAGCATCGGGGTCGTCACGTTTAGCGTTGTTCAGCAGAATCTCATTGATGACTTGCTCGATGATGAATTCTCCAAAAATCCGAAATTGGAAGAATGGTCGAAAACGTCTGGCGAGGAGATTTTCATCAAGAATCTGGAAAGCGTACAGGGTGATGAACGCGACGTGATTATTTTCTCTATTGGGTACGGACCGGACCATAATGGAAACGTGTCGCTCAATTTCGGACCGATCAACAATGCCGGCGGATGGCGTCGCTTGAACGTGGCGGTTTCCCGTTCGCGTTATGAAATGCTTGTGTATTCGACATTGCAGCCGGAACAGATTGACTTGAATAGGTCTTCGTCCGAAGGTGTCGCTGGACTCAAAGCGTTCTTGACTTATGCAAAATACGGCAAGAGGGCGCTCCCGGTATCGCATGTTGCAGGGGCTACGTCTGCGAAAGATTTCTTCAAAATTTCAATTGCAAATGAACTGAAAAAATTAGGCTATAACGTTGAACTGGATGTCGGTTGTTCGAAGTTTAAAATGGACTTGGCAATTGTACATCCCGAAAACGAAAAGAAGTTCATTTTGGGAATTCTTTGCGACGGGAAAAACTACAAGAAAGCCCGCACAGCAAAAGACAGAAACGTTTTACAACAAAGTATCCTAGAAACACTCGGATGGAACATTGTCCGCTTGTGGTCATTTGAATGGTTCTTGAACAGGGAACACCGCGACCGCATTGTGCAGGGAATAAAGCAAAAGATTGACCAAATCATCGAAAAGGAAAAGCAGCCCGTTTTAATTGATGATGTCGAAACAAGCCCAGTCGAAGAAACGGCGCTTCCGGCGGAAAACGCAAGTGGTGATACGGGGACAAATGTCTCCGATGAAACCACCGGGCTAAAAACATTCCAGTCGATGTTCAAAACGTATCAGCTCGCAAATGTGGAGCACCCGCCCAAAGGTCGCGACATATATGATATGTCTTCTACAGAACTTCTGAAAAGTCAGATCGAGAAAATCGTAAGAGCGGAATCTCCAATCTCGTCTACCGTACTCGACGCTCGTCTCTCGGATTTGTGGAATGCCAAGCGCACGCAAAAATTCATAAATCGCATACACGGTTTTTGTAAGTATCTCCATTTTGCCGAAAAGCAAGAAAATGGAAAGACTTTCTATTGGAACCCGGATAGCAAGGGACTTGTTGAATTTAGGAGACCTTCAGACGGATTCAAGCGCAATGTGGACGACATCCCCATGCAGGAGATTGCATTTGCAGTCAAGGCGATTGTCGATAGTCAAATAAGCATCGAGCTCGAAGAAATGGAACGATTGATTGCGAAAGTTTCAGGATTTACGAAATGCACTTCGCAAATGAAGGATGTCATCGACAGAGCCATCGAATGGGCTGCCATGATGAAATTTATTGCAAAGGACGGAAATCGCATTGCAATGATAAAGCAATAA
- a CDS encoding VWA domain-containing protein yields MKKKWLAVIAFSLLSTACSDDNGANFASTAGIDETPVSAGIESSGAESSSVESSADSPKAESSSAMSSSIESSAESSTESSAESSSGTESSSSVTPKSSAANTTDTPFGDYEFALTDSYEGGAGAPGGFGGGFSDATTSTKGGGAGGVTGGAGGVSVTGGSPGGAGGVGGTSGAGGLGGTNNRTSGLLTAGEWNDLDNWKFWSDLLNENKYYEKTSYWKFYPKNLVAVQVVDGNNTAIANVPVELLKGGSVQFSTKTDNAGFAYCWQSLFANDDSDIVAADYSLNVNGASYIEPLKFTMQGDEQVNLNVVVSADAQQAAAKADIAFIVDATGSMTDEIRFLISDLNYIIDHASSGNNIALRTAALFYRDVQDEYITRYDDFSDNVSMTQEFVAKQKAGGGGDYPEAVDYALEAALQKLSWNESARARIAFLILDAPAHHKDNVIESLQKSIALFAQNGIKIIPVAASGVDKDTEFMLRFFELATGGTYVFLTNDSGIGNKHIEASVGDYEVEKLADLMVRLIKKYIE; encoded by the coding sequence ATGAAAAAGAAATGGTTGGCGGTTATAGCGTTTTCGCTATTGAGTACCGCTTGTAGCGACGATAATGGCGCTAATTTTGCGAGTACCGCGGGCATCGACGAAACTCCCGTAAGTGCGGGGATCGAAAGCTCCGGTGCAGAAAGCTCAAGTGTCGAAAGCTCTGCCGATAGTCCCAAAGCCGAAAGCAGTTCTGCAATGTCTTCTAGCATTGAAAGCTCTGCAGAAAGTTCTACAGAAAGCTCCGCTGAAAGTAGCTCGGGAACAGAAAGTTCCTCAAGTGTTACGCCCAAAAGCAGCGCGGCAAATACCACAGATACGCCTTTTGGTGACTATGAATTTGCCCTTACTGATAGCTACGAAGGCGGTGCGGGCGCTCCTGGTGGCTTTGGCGGCGGATTCTCTGATGCAACCACTTCTACGAAAGGCGGCGGTGCCGGTGGCGTAACAGGTGGTGCCGGAGGCGTTAGCGTAACAGGCGGATCTCCAGGGGGCGCTGGTGGTGTCGGCGGAACGAGCGGCGCGGGAGGCCTTGGTGGCACAAACAACAGAACATCGGGTTTGCTCACGGCTGGTGAATGGAACGATCTCGACAATTGGAAGTTCTGGAGCGACCTCCTCAACGAAAACAAGTATTACGAAAAAACGAGTTACTGGAAATTCTATCCCAAGAATTTAGTGGCAGTACAAGTTGTCGACGGGAATAACACGGCCATTGCAAACGTCCCCGTGGAACTCCTTAAGGGAGGCTCCGTACAATTCTCCACAAAGACGGATAATGCCGGGTTCGCTTACTGCTGGCAGAGCCTTTTTGCCAATGATGATAGCGATATCGTAGCGGCCGATTATTCTCTTAACGTCAATGGCGCAAGCTATATCGAACCGCTAAAGTTCACAATGCAGGGCGATGAACAAGTCAATCTTAACGTTGTCGTAAGTGCCGACGCCCAACAGGCCGCAGCAAAAGCCGATATCGCATTCATCGTGGATGCAACAGGCTCCATGACCGACGAAATCCGCTTCCTCATTTCGGACCTCAATTACATTATCGACCACGCTAGTTCGGGCAACAACATCGCTTTGCGCACTGCAGCATTGTTCTACCGCGATGTCCAAGACGAATACATCACTCGATACGATGATTTTTCAGATAACGTTTCTATGACTCAGGAATTTGTCGCCAAACAGAAAGCAGGCGGTGGTGGCGACTATCCCGAAGCTGTTGACTATGCACTTGAAGCTGCCTTGCAAAAGCTTTCCTGGAACGAATCGGCTCGTGCACGTATCGCTTTCTTAATTCTTGACGCCCCTGCGCACCATAAGGACAACGTCATCGAAAGCCTGCAAAAATCTATTGCACTCTTTGCCCAGAACGGCATCAAGATCATCCCGGTAGCTGCTAGCGGCGTGGACAAGGACACCGAATTTATGCTGAGATTCTTTGAACTTGCAACGGGCGGCACGTACGTCTTCCTCACTAACGATAGCGGCATCGGAAACAAGCATATTGAAGCTTCCGTCGGCGATTATGAAGTGGAAAAGCTAGCCGATTTGATGGTCCGCCTCATCAAGAAATATATAGAATAA
- a CDS encoding autotransporter domain-containing protein, giving the protein MAEGESGQIEEQRCFREYIDTLKTLVTCLKTNHPNTSFYSTDEKNSYLFYWAAKEDDLKALAFNELLSYITHYKEVQESEAGFNVLDQFNTYDEELALRHVSAEYIERKLAELNGSREDKDVLRLFFKYLKAKYDYHYRCSIKPAIRCDTSWLGEDKNAFLKKYPESEYRGFVETQMPGFADRTAEEKRQAKEENKLIKQQIREQEIAKKIAERDVWVALTGIAMFGIPSTSTSGFDDNFDVSNAFGIALRASYRRAFFQYQYNFSIGDNNKGGSISEKSYSLMAGAAIGPKKKFTVDILFGIMYVDVYPKSNDMPAAILDDESWTFAVQGNYYFPISDSWDITAFAQARMNFVENYCRDSYWNYDPRGYGYYCNDPNRNDDKAETERFWDGIQWTLSIGVGIRFWKPKPASWY; this is encoded by the coding sequence GTGGCAGAAGGCGAATCGGGTCAGATTGAAGAACAAAGGTGCTTTAGAGAGTACATAGACACATTGAAGACCCTTGTGACATGCCTCAAGACAAACCATCCGAATACATCTTTTTACTCTACAGACGAGAAAAACTCTTACCTGTTTTACTGGGCTGCAAAAGAAGACGACCTGAAAGCATTAGCCTTCAATGAACTACTATCGTACATAACTCATTATAAAGAAGTTCAGGAATCTGAAGCCGGCTTTAACGTTCTTGACCAGTTCAACACATATGACGAAGAACTCGCTTTGCGCCATGTTTCAGCAGAATACATCGAAAGAAAACTAGCCGAATTGAACGGCTCTCGCGAAGATAAAGATGTGCTGAGACTTTTTTTCAAGTACCTTAAAGCTAAATATGATTACCATTACCGCTGCAGCATCAAGCCTGCTATAAGGTGCGATACAAGCTGGCTTGGCGAAGACAAGAATGCATTCTTGAAGAAATATCCGGAATCGGAATATCGTGGCTTTGTCGAAACACAGATGCCTGGCTTTGCTGATAGAACCGCCGAAGAAAAGAGACAAGCAAAAGAAGAAAACAAGCTCATCAAGCAACAAATTCGAGAACAGGAAATTGCCAAGAAAATCGCAGAACGCGATGTCTGGGTAGCATTGACGGGTATTGCGATGTTCGGTATACCTTCGACATCCACTTCAGGCTTTGACGACAACTTTGATGTTTCGAACGCTTTTGGAATTGCGCTACGAGCAAGCTACCGTAGGGCATTTTTCCAATACCAGTATAACTTTTCTATCGGCGATAACAACAAGGGTGGCTCCATTTCGGAAAAGTCTTACTCTCTGATGGCAGGAGCCGCAATAGGCCCTAAAAAGAAGTTTACCGTCGATATTCTGTTCGGTATCATGTATGTCGATGTCTACCCGAAAAGCAATGACATGCCTGCCGCTATTCTCGATGATGAATCCTGGACATTTGCTGTACAAGGGAACTACTATTTCCCGATTTCGGATTCCTGGGACATTACCGCATTTGCCCAAGCCCGCATGAATTTTGTCGAAAACTATTGCAGGGATAGCTACTGGAACTACGATCCTCGTGGTTACGGTTATTATTGCAATGACCCAAACAGGAATGACGATAAAGCAGAAACCGAAAGATTCTGGGACGGAATTCAATGGACATTAAGCATTGGTGTTGGCATTCGATTCTGGAAACCGAAGCCGGCATCTTGGTACTAA
- a CDS encoding phosphoenolpyruvate carboxykinase (GTP), giving the protein MSLTLNDIKHPKISTWVNEMIAMCEPDNVVVVDGTQEEYDALMQKCVKAGLATKLAKKENCYLFRSLPSDVARVESRTFISSVKEEDAGPTNHWIDPSELKQTMRKLYKGCMHGRTMYVIPFCMGPLGSPISKNGIEVTDSEYVVLNMDIMTRAGKKVLDIFNADPNADFVPCLHSVGKPLRECESDNGIWPCADVEYKYITQFPEERLIWSYGSGYGGNALLGKKCFALRIATVLARDEGWLAEHMLILKLTNPKGEVKYVTGAFPSACGKTNLAMLIPTIPGWKVETIGDDIAWMKFGKDGRLYAINPEAGFFGVAPGTSAESNKNALVSAEKNTIYTNCALTEDGDVWWEGIGYPAKGKLVDWKGKTRDALPKDKAPKGEEMAHPNARFTAPAKQCPCIAKEWEDPAGVPISAILFGGRRPSTIPLVHQSLNWNHGVFLGSIVGSEITAASTIDASQVGKIRRDPFAILPFCGYNMGDYFKHWIEIGQKSTEDKLPKIFYVNWFRKDANNEKLPGGFMWPGYGDNSRVLAWIFDRCNGVDNAVETPIGYMPKEGAINTDGLADYYKETLPQITKVDVEGWKKELADVKENHYPKFGKHLPKELSEIIDMIQDRLNKA; this is encoded by the coding sequence ATGAGTCTTACTCTTAACGATATCAAGCACCCGAAAATCAGTACTTGGGTGAATGAAATGATTGCCATGTGCGAACCGGACAACGTCGTCGTCGTTGACGGTACCCAGGAAGAATATGATGCCCTCATGCAGAAGTGCGTCAAGGCTGGCCTCGCAACGAAGCTTGCCAAGAAGGAAAACTGCTACTTGTTCCGTTCTCTTCCGTCTGACGTGGCTCGCGTCGAATCCCGTACGTTCATCTCCTCCGTCAAGGAAGAAGATGCAGGTCCGACCAACCACTGGATCGACCCGTCTGAACTCAAGCAGACGATGCGTAAGCTCTACAAGGGTTGTATGCACGGCCGTACCATGTACGTGATCCCGTTCTGCATGGGCCCGCTCGGCTCCCCGATTTCCAAGAACGGTATCGAAGTCACTGACTCCGAATACGTCGTTCTCAACATGGACATCATGACTCGCGCTGGCAAGAAGGTTCTCGATATCTTCAATGCTGACCCGAACGCTGACTTCGTTCCGTGCCTCCACTCCGTTGGTAAGCCGCTCCGCGAATGCGAAAGCGACAACGGCATCTGGCCGTGCGCTGACGTTGAATACAAGTACATCACGCAGTTCCCGGAAGAACGCCTCATTTGGTCCTACGGTTCCGGTTACGGTGGAAACGCCCTCCTCGGCAAGAAGTGCTTTGCTCTCCGCATTGCTACCGTTCTCGCTCGCGACGAAGGCTGGCTCGCTGAACACATGCTCATCCTCAAGCTCACCAACCCGAAGGGCGAAGTCAAGTACGTGACTGGCGCATTCCCGTCTGCTTGCGGTAAGACGAACCTCGCCATGCTCATCCCGACTATCCCGGGCTGGAAGGTCGAAACCATCGGTGACGACATTGCATGGATGAAGTTTGGCAAGGATGGCCGTCTCTATGCTATCAACCCGGAAGCTGGCTTCTTCGGCGTTGCCCCGGGTACTTCTGCAGAATCCAACAAGAACGCTCTTGTTTCTGCTGAAAAGAACACGATCTACACGAACTGCGCTCTCACTGAAGACGGCGACGTGTGGTGGGAAGGCATCGGCTACCCGGCTAAGGGCAAGCTCGTTGACTGGAAGGGCAAGACCCGTGACGCTCTCCCGAAGGACAAGGCTCCTAAGGGCGAAGAAATGGCTCACCCGAACGCTCGCTTCACCGCTCCGGCTAAGCAGTGCCCGTGCATTGCTAAGGAATGGGAAGATCCGGCAGGCGTTCCTATCTCCGCAATCCTCTTCGGCGGTCGTCGTCCGTCCACCATTCCTCTGGTTCACCAGTCCTTGAACTGGAACCACGGCGTGTTCCTCGGCTCCATCGTGGGTTCCGAAATCACGGCTGCCTCTACGATTGACGCCTCTCAGGTCGGTAAGATCCGTCGCGACCCGTTCGCAATCCTCCCGTTCTGCGGCTACAACATGGGTGACTACTTCAAGCACTGGATCGAAATCGGTCAGAAGTCCACTGAAGACAAGCTTCCGAAGATCTTCTACGTGAACTGGTTCCGCAAGGATGCCAACAACGAAAAGCTTCCGGGTGGCTTCATGTGGCCGGGTTACGGCGACAACAGCCGTGTGCTCGCTTGGATCTTCGACCGCTGCAACGGTGTTGACAACGCTGTCGAAACTCCGATCGGTTACATGCCGAAGGAAGGCGCCATCAATACTGATGGTCTCGCTGACTACTATAAGGAAACTCTCCCGCAGATCACGAAGGTTGACGTGGAAGGCTGGAAGAAGGAACTCGCTGACGTTAAGGAAAACCACTATCCGAAGTTCGGCAAGCACCTCCCGAAGGAACTCTCTGAAATCATCGACATGATCCAGGATCGCCTCAATAAGGCATAA